In Pseudomonas sp. PDM14, a genomic segment contains:
- a CDS encoding DUF1810 domain-containing protein, protein MQDVHDLARFVDAQQPIYVQALDELRAGAKRSHWMWFIFPQLSGLGRSATAQRYGISGRDEALAYLQHPVLGPRLEECLQALLAWRGRSARQLLGTPDDQKLRSCVTLFGTVAVDNVLYSEVLDAFFGGQADPLTLAKLASG, encoded by the coding sequence ATGCAGGATGTCCATGATCTCGCCCGCTTCGTCGACGCACAGCAGCCGATCTACGTGCAGGCACTGGACGAGCTTCGGGCCGGGGCCAAGCGTTCGCACTGGATGTGGTTCATCTTTCCGCAGCTAAGTGGCCTGGGCCGCAGTGCCACCGCACAGCGCTACGGAATCTCCGGCCGGGACGAGGCGCTCGCCTACCTACAGCATCCCGTTCTCGGTCCACGCCTGGAGGAATGCCTGCAGGCGCTGCTGGCCTGGCGTGGACGCAGCGCCCGCCAGTTGCTCGGCACGCCGGACGACCAGAAGCTGCGCTCCTGCGTCACCCTGTTCGGCACAGTGGCGGTCGACAACGTGCTCTACAGCGAGGTGCTCGATGCCTTCTTCGGCGGTCAGGCGGACCCGCTGACCCTGGCGAAACTTGCATCCGGGTGA
- a CDS encoding phage tail protein, giving the protein MVQFTANAQRFDPYKNFKFRVKWDGRYVAGISKVSALKRTTEVVKHREGGDPSSSRKSPGRTEFEAITLERGVTHDTEFEKWANKVWNFGSGLGAEVSLKDFRKDLIIELYNEAGQLALAYKVFRCWVSEFQSLPDLDANANAVAIARIKLENEGWERDYEVAQPQEPSFTEPS; this is encoded by the coding sequence ATGGTCCAGTTCACCGCCAATGCTCAGCGTTTCGATCCGTACAAGAACTTCAAATTCCGCGTGAAGTGGGACGGCCGCTACGTCGCCGGGATCAGCAAGGTCTCCGCGCTCAAACGTACCACCGAAGTGGTCAAGCACCGCGAGGGTGGGGACCCCAGCAGCAGCCGCAAGTCGCCGGGGCGCACCGAGTTCGAGGCCATCACCCTGGAGCGTGGGGTGACCCACGACACCGAGTTCGAGAAATGGGCGAACAAGGTCTGGAACTTCGGTTCCGGCCTCGGCGCGGAAGTCTCGCTCAAGGACTTTCGCAAGGACCTGATCATCGAGCTGTACAACGAGGCCGGGCAACTGGCGCTGGCCTACAAGGTGTTCCGCTGCTGGGTCAGCGAGTTCCAGTCGCTGCCTGATCTGGATGCCAACGCCAACGCGGTGGCTATCGCCCGGATCAAGCTGGAGAACGAGGGCTGGGAGCGCGACTACGAAGTGGCCCAGCCTCAAGAGCCGAGCTTCACCGAACCGAGCTGA
- a CDS encoding AAA family ATPase, producing the protein MSARRDVAANRQLLGVALDAFADFITQALAGQPTPLGTYLQAPPALANLAERLGLNRFEQDVLLLAVAVELDARFRQLLAEAQGDANKPWLSFDLALALLPDADWAAVTPVGRLRRWHLLELSGSGGPLAARLVVDESILHQVAGLTYPDPRLEPWFRLQESVAGEGFDEDIARLAAHWQRAPNLAAAAIARFEEGDGEAFAKALAAQLELRLYRMQGRHLPEQQQEREQLVRLWEREALLRGALLWVEIERPEPAQAQHLAEFLDGLQGLILVTGEGSLNLRRAQWRVVWRGGDADSRLLLWQAELGEQGAALNGRLGSIAEQFQLSAGAIARIAQGWRGTSPADAAQLWQACRLEARRDLEQLAERVDARASWDDLILPEAALATLRTIAAQVRQRTRVYREWGFAERSARGLGISALFAGGSGTGKTLAAEVLANELQLDLYRIDLASVVSKFIGETEKNLARLFAVAERSGAILLFDEADALFGKRSEVRDSHDRYANLEVSYLLQRIETYRGLAILTSNFKQAIDTAFQRRLRFIVQFPFPDAEARGAIWARVFPRATPLEALDVAKLARLSLSGGHIRNLALNAAFIAADEDSAIAMRHLRIAAEAEFAKLEKQLPASDVGDWA; encoded by the coding sequence GTGAGTGCGCGTCGGGATGTGGCGGCCAACCGGCAGCTGCTCGGCGTGGCACTGGATGCTTTCGCCGACTTCATCACGCAGGCCCTCGCTGGCCAGCCGACTCCGCTGGGCACCTACCTGCAGGCGCCGCCAGCATTGGCCAACCTGGCTGAGCGCCTGGGCCTCAATCGTTTCGAGCAGGACGTGCTGCTGCTGGCGGTAGCCGTGGAGCTGGATGCGCGTTTTCGCCAGCTGCTGGCCGAGGCCCAGGGCGATGCGAACAAGCCCTGGCTGAGTTTCGACCTGGCGCTGGCGCTGCTGCCGGATGCCGACTGGGCCGCCGTCACGCCGGTCGGTCGCCTGCGCCGCTGGCACCTGCTGGAGCTCTCGGGCAGTGGCGGGCCGCTGGCGGCACGGCTGGTGGTGGATGAAAGCATCCTGCACCAGGTGGCCGGGCTGACCTATCCCGATCCGCGCCTGGAACCCTGGTTCCGGCTTCAGGAAAGCGTGGCCGGCGAGGGCTTCGACGAGGATATCGCCCGCCTGGCCGCGCACTGGCAACGTGCGCCCAACCTTGCTGCCGCGGCCATCGCACGCTTCGAGGAGGGCGACGGCGAGGCCTTCGCCAAGGCCCTGGCGGCACAGCTGGAGTTGCGCCTGTACCGCATGCAGGGGCGGCATTTGCCGGAGCAGCAACAGGAGCGAGAGCAACTGGTGCGCCTCTGGGAGCGCGAAGCGCTGTTGCGCGGTGCGCTGCTCTGGGTCGAGATCGAGCGCCCGGAGCCGGCGCAGGCGCAACACCTGGCCGAGTTCCTCGATGGCTTGCAGGGATTGATCCTGGTAACCGGCGAAGGCTCGCTGAACCTGCGGCGCGCTCAGTGGCGCGTGGTCTGGCGCGGCGGCGATGCGGACAGCCGCCTGCTGCTCTGGCAGGCGGAGCTGGGCGAGCAGGGCGCAGCATTGAATGGGCGCCTGGGTAGCATCGCCGAGCAGTTCCAGTTGTCCGCCGGTGCCATCGCGCGCATCGCCCAGGGCTGGCGTGGCACGTCCCCGGCCGACGCCGCACAGCTCTGGCAGGCTTGTCGCCTGGAGGCGCGCCGCGACCTGGAACAGCTCGCTGAACGTGTCGATGCCCGCGCCAGCTGGGATGACCTGATCCTGCCGGAGGCGGCACTGGCAACCCTGCGCACCATCGCTGCCCAGGTCCGCCAGCGCACCCGCGTGTACCGCGAATGGGGCTTTGCCGAGCGCTCGGCGCGCGGCCTGGGTATCAGCGCCCTGTTCGCCGGTGGCAGCGGCACGGGCAAGACCCTGGCCGCCGAGGTGCTGGCCAACGAGCTGCAGCTCGACCTGTACCGCATCGACCTGGCGTCGGTGGTCAGCAAGTTCATCGGCGAGACGGAAAAGAACCTCGCGCGGCTGTTTGCCGTGGCCGAACGCAGCGGTGCGATCCTGCTGTTCGACGAAGCCGACGCGCTGTTCGGCAAGCGCAGCGAGGTGCGCGACAGCCACGACCGCTACGCCAACCTGGAAGTCAGCTACCTGCTGCAGCGCATCGAGACCTACCGCGGCCTGGCGATCCTTACCAGCAACTTCAAGCAGGCCATCGACACCGCGTTCCAGCGCCGCTTGCGCTTCATCGTGCAGTTCCCGTTTCCCGACGCCGAGGCGCGCGGCGCGATCTGGGCGCGGGTGTTTCCCCGGGCCACCCCGCTGGAGGCGCTGGATGTGGCCAAGCTGGCGCGGCTGTCGTTGTCCGGCGGGCACATTCGCAACCTGGCGCTCAACGCCGCTTTCATCGCCGCCGACGAGGACAGTGCCATCGCCATGCGCCACCTGCGCATCGCCGCCGAGGCCGAATTCGCCAAGCTGGAGAAACAGCTGCCGGCCAGCGACGTGGGGGATTGGGCATGA
- a CDS encoding zinc-dependent alcohol dehydrogenase family protein: MKAWQIAAPFGIDALQQVERPQLTPGPQQVLIRVRAASLNYRDLELVEGRYQGQPDQPFIALSDGAGEVLAVGAGVSRFAVGDRVIGCFWQGWQAGPLGACSTAIPLGGPLDGMLAEQVLLDESGVVACPAHLSWEEAATLPCAALTAWQALIGEGQLKAGEWVLLQGSGGVSLFALQFALMHGARVVVTSSSEDKLQRLATLGATGLINYRTTPDWHDEVLRITAGHGVDHVLEVGGPRSFAQSLQCLHPSGQINVIGYLGGQQGEINPLLILQRNARVRGIAVGPRNAFEAMNRAIEASGMRPLIDSTYDWLDLPEALRHLASGAHFGKVVLRLG; the protein is encoded by the coding sequence ATGAAGGCCTGGCAGATCGCTGCACCGTTCGGTATCGACGCGTTGCAGCAGGTCGAGCGCCCGCAGCTGACGCCTGGCCCGCAGCAGGTGCTGATCCGCGTGCGTGCGGCATCGCTCAACTACCGCGATCTGGAGCTGGTCGAGGGGCGTTATCAGGGTCAGCCCGATCAGCCATTCATTGCCCTGTCCGATGGCGCCGGCGAGGTGCTGGCGGTCGGCGCGGGCGTCAGCCGTTTCGCCGTCGGCGACCGGGTTATCGGCTGTTTCTGGCAGGGTTGGCAGGCCGGTCCGCTGGGCGCATGCAGCACGGCCATCCCGTTGGGTGGCCCGCTGGACGGCATGCTCGCCGAGCAGGTGCTGCTCGACGAGAGCGGCGTGGTCGCCTGCCCGGCGCACCTGTCCTGGGAAGAGGCGGCGACGTTGCCCTGCGCGGCGCTGACCGCCTGGCAGGCGCTGATCGGCGAAGGCCAGCTCAAGGCCGGCGAGTGGGTGTTGCTGCAGGGTAGCGGCGGGGTGTCGCTGTTCGCCCTGCAATTCGCCCTGATGCACGGCGCCCGCGTGGTGGTGACATCGAGCAGTGAAGACAAACTGCAACGCCTGGCCACGCTCGGCGCCACGGGCCTGATCAACTACCGCACGACACCGGACTGGCACGACGAGGTGCTGCGCATCACCGCCGGGCATGGCGTCGACCACGTGCTCGAAGTCGGCGGCCCGCGCAGCTTCGCCCAGTCGCTGCAGTGCCTGCATCCCAGCGGGCAGATCAATGTGATCGGCTACCTCGGCGGCCAGCAGGGCGAGATCAACCCGCTGCTGATCCTGCAGCGCAACGCTCGCGTACGCGGTATCGCCGTCGGCCCGCGCAATGCCTTCGAGGCGATGAACCGCGCCATCGAGGCCAGCGGCATGCGGCCGCTGATTGACAGCACGTATGACTGGCTCGACCTGCCGGAAGCGCTCCGGCACCTGGCCAGCGGTGCGCATTTCGGCAAGGTGGTGCTGCGCCTCGGCTGA
- a CDS encoding DUF4255 domain-containing protein: protein MSSALGIAATAAVLQQLLQNGFTALKLEDVLSATTLNVTCVPPERIAADAGDSQLNLFLYNQTRNPGWANLDLPSRDGRGERLSNPALALDLHFLLSAYGVKDFHAEIMLGAAMQILHDTPGLGRDAIRQALKPGPGKSNLPKELELAGLADQIEQLRITPLNHTTDEVSRIWSAMQTPARPSAAYLVSVVLLQSQKSQRTPLPVRARNLYVVPLRAPRLDRVESAVAAGEPIVANGSVRVSGANLKARPLSLLINGEEFSSAIEQLAQDELTFDFSLPDPPGIPASLRAGVCTLQVVHPQLMGSPAQAHGGQESNLAAFVLNPQAGFTLLPGATSQVVEGITYRSGAIRISCAPRIGSRQRVRLLLNEKNPPANRAARVYSFTANDGNGIVAPADSAIEVNVEFRNVAQGSYLARVQVDAGTSPLVLGANGRFDGPEVTL from the coding sequence ATGAGCAGTGCACTGGGGATCGCCGCCACCGCCGCGGTGTTGCAGCAACTGCTGCAGAACGGGTTTACCGCACTCAAGCTCGAAGACGTGCTCAGCGCCACCACGCTCAACGTCACCTGCGTGCCGCCCGAGCGCATCGCTGCCGATGCCGGTGACAGCCAGCTGAACCTCTTCCTCTACAACCAGACGCGCAATCCCGGCTGGGCCAACCTCGACCTGCCGAGCCGCGATGGCCGTGGCGAACGCCTGAGCAATCCGGCGCTGGCGCTGGACCTGCACTTCCTGTTGTCGGCCTACGGGGTCAAGGATTTTCATGCCGAGATCATGCTTGGCGCCGCCATGCAGATTCTGCATGACACGCCGGGCCTGGGCCGCGACGCGATCCGCCAGGCGCTGAAGCCTGGGCCCGGCAAGAGCAACCTGCCCAAGGAACTGGAGCTGGCCGGGTTGGCCGACCAGATCGAGCAACTGCGCATCACCCCGCTCAACCACACCACCGATGAGGTGTCGCGCATCTGGTCGGCCATGCAGACGCCGGCGCGCCCCAGTGCGGCCTACCTGGTCAGCGTGGTTCTGCTGCAGTCGCAGAAGAGCCAGCGCACGCCGCTGCCGGTGCGTGCGCGCAACCTCTACGTGGTGCCGTTGCGCGCACCGCGACTGGATCGTGTCGAGTCCGCGGTCGCGGCGGGCGAGCCGATCGTGGCCAATGGCTCGGTACGCGTCAGCGGCGCCAACCTCAAGGCTCGCCCGCTGAGCCTGCTGATCAATGGCGAGGAGTTTTCCAGTGCCATCGAACAGCTGGCGCAGGACGAGCTGACCTTCGATTTTTCCCTGCCTGATCCACCCGGTATTCCCGCCAGCCTGCGCGCCGGGGTGTGCACCTTGCAGGTGGTGCATCCGCAACTGATGGGCTCGCCGGCGCAGGCCCACGGTGGCCAGGAGTCCAACCTGGCGGCCTTCGTGCTCAACCCGCAGGCCGGTTTCACCCTGTTGCCAGGTGCGACCAGCCAGGTGGTCGAGGGCATCACCTACCGCTCGGGGGCGATCAGGATCAGTTGCGCACCACGGATCGGCAGTCGCCAGCGCGTCCGCCTGCTGCTCAACGAGAAGAACCCGCCGGCCAATCGCGCGGCGCGGGTCTACAGCTTCACCGCCAACGACGGCAACGGCATCGTCGCACCGGCGGACAGCGCCATCGAAGTCAATGTCGAGTTTCGCAATGTCGCCCAGGGCAGCTACCTGGCGCGGGTGCAGGTGGATGCCGGCACCAGTCCGCTGGTACTCGGTGCCAATGGCCGCTTCGACGGCCCCGAGGTGACCCTGTGA
- a CDS encoding sigma 54-interacting transcriptional regulator yields the protein MEFANAEQERVKICLIGNSKLSQIVHSLIPEFEALASITIIDNIFNDAVRAARDLIERQQVDIFISAGANAFYLQDTLPIPVLALKVEQADLIQAVLTARRISPKILMLTYERQEANVELLGLFDGLDLTHHTYSTAEHAKELFHSLRNDGFGVVIGSSYACDLAEQWGLDSVLIYSRESCRNLLRKAIRHAGQHKRQSQQAQLGQFLLEQNPQPQVLTNQDGIVIAWNSAAALFIGNMSRRRRLDSVLDSKLIEAPSLRAEGLLVGERLCSLNKQPFEVEGERVGFLYSFLPSPQALAEDDGRRLVFQSSRMAEVQNQLNIYGATPGTVLLRGETGTGKELAARQVHAACANAKGAFVAINCAAIPAELFESELFGYAEGAFTSAKSGGKSGLLESANNGTFFMDEINSLPLPQQAKLLRVLQEREVSPVGSRRPISLNIKFVAACNVDLMDEVRAGRFREDLYYRISTFAIHIPPLRERPEDIPVLASYLMRRESQRYGIELELDALIKGVTPVFRRYHWPGNVRQLENVVERLIVSQRLYGNWEALLEALPRVVPELYAPLAESELGGHLHHVEQEEIVKALQLFAGNKSQAAEYLGISQTTLWRRLKRLAEEGQA from the coding sequence GTGGAATTTGCCAATGCGGAGCAGGAACGGGTCAAGATCTGTCTGATCGGCAACTCGAAGCTCAGCCAGATCGTGCACAGCCTGATCCCGGAGTTCGAAGCGCTCGCCAGCATCACCATCATCGACAACATCTTCAACGATGCGGTGCGCGCCGCGCGTGACCTGATCGAACGCCAGCAGGTGGATATCTTCATCAGCGCCGGCGCCAACGCCTTCTACCTGCAGGACACCCTGCCGATTCCGGTGCTGGCGCTGAAGGTGGAGCAGGCCGACCTGATCCAGGCGGTGCTCACCGCACGGCGCATCTCGCCGAAGATACTCATGCTTACCTACGAGCGTCAGGAGGCCAACGTCGAACTGCTCGGCCTGTTCGACGGCCTCGACCTGACGCATCACACCTACAGCACCGCGGAACACGCCAAGGAACTCTTCCACAGCCTGCGCAACGACGGCTTCGGCGTGGTCATCGGCTCCAGCTACGCCTGCGACCTGGCCGAGCAGTGGGGCCTGGATTCGGTACTCATCTACTCCCGCGAGTCGTGCCGTAACCTGCTGCGCAAGGCCATCCGCCATGCCGGCCAGCACAAGCGGCAGAGCCAGCAGGCGCAGCTGGGCCAGTTCCTGCTGGAGCAGAATCCACAACCGCAGGTGCTGACCAACCAGGATGGCATCGTCATCGCCTGGAACAGCGCGGCGGCCTTGTTCATCGGCAACATGAGCCGGCGTCGGCGCCTGGACAGCGTGCTCGACAGCAAGCTGATCGAAGCGCCAAGCCTGCGCGCCGAAGGCCTGCTGGTCGGCGAGCGCTTGTGCAGCCTGAACAAGCAGCCGTTCGAGGTCGAGGGCGAGCGTGTCGGCTTCCTCTACAGCTTCCTGCCTAGCCCCCAGGCATTGGCCGAGGACGATGGTCGGCGCCTGGTGTTCCAGTCCAGCCGCATGGCCGAAGTGCAGAACCAGCTGAACATCTACGGCGCCACGCCGGGCACCGTGCTGCTGCGTGGCGAGACCGGCACCGGCAAGGAGCTGGCTGCGCGCCAGGTACATGCCGCCTGCGCCAACGCCAAGGGCGCGTTTGTCGCGATCAACTGTGCGGCGATCCCCGCCGAGCTGTTCGAGTCGGAGCTGTTCGGCTACGCCGAGGGAGCCTTTACCAGCGCCAAGAGCGGCGGCAAATCCGGCCTGCTGGAGAGCGCCAACAACGGCACCTTCTTCATGGACGAGATCAACTCGCTGCCGCTGCCGCAGCAGGCCAAGTTGCTGCGCGTGCTGCAGGAGCGCGAGGTCAGCCCGGTGGGGTCGCGCCGGCCGATCTCGCTGAACATCAAGTTCGTCGCTGCCTGCAACGTCGACCTGATGGACGAGGTGCGGGCCGGGCGTTTCCGCGAAGACCTGTACTACCGCATCAGCACCTTCGCCATCCACATCCCGCCGCTGCGCGAGCGCCCGGAAGACATCCCCGTGCTGGCGTCCTACCTGATGCGCCGCGAGTCGCAGCGCTACGGCATCGAGCTGGAACTGGACGCGCTGATCAAGGGCGTGACCCCGGTGTTCCGCCGTTACCACTGGCCAGGCAACGTGCGCCAGCTGGAGAACGTGGTCGAGCGGCTGATCGTTTCGCAGCGCCTCTACGGCAACTGGGAAGCGCTGCTCGAGGCGCTGCCGCGCGTGGTGCCGGAACTCTACGCGCCGCTGGCGGAATCCGAGCTGGGCGGGCACCTGCACCACGTCGAGCAGGAAGAAATCGTCAAGGCGCTGCAGCTGTTCGCCGGCAACAAGAGCCAGGCCGCCGAATACCTGGGCATCAGCCAGACCACCCTGTGGCGCCGGCTCAAGCGTCTGGCAGAAGAGGGGCAAGCATGA
- a CDS encoding phage tail sheath family protein has product MPAQLSYPGVYIEELPSGVRTLTGVATSIAAFVGSAPRGPINRAVRLFSFADYERRFGGLAVDSEMGYAVRQFFQNGGTDAYAVRVVKDASVAQVTLLNGAGSNVLKVEALDAGSSGTGIEVRVDHRTAIPGSTFNITFIRAADGAVELYENLSLNAADSRYALDLINGVSQLVRLTRLPDQAALDALPKATSVSATLTELGLDANHNELRIAVNGLPPVTVVIALPADTGNGTLIQKLDNLCTAIQLKVRAKANNQQAYEGFVCERPNNTQTIHMRSGVGGEFSSVRVLPGQKNNASAVLKLGSDAGGIESDAAATIRPKPVPEPATLTSAAFAAADLDTLPNATHSSLRISLDGYGPDVISLGDTLASGANLQAKLSNIAARLQTAVRELKPANPAYKYFRATSTADTLQLSTGTQGAAASIAVSAAPLNSVAAELRLLTGSLSTQPVNLTLQGGSETAYGPADLYSAFIADRATRKGLYALESVDLFNILCLPGVTDTGVLMDAAAYCEERRAFFVIDAPPAAVSPEQMVAVVSGTELPKSDHAAVYYPWVYIADPLKNGKLRLSAPSGTIAGLYARTDGDRGVWKAPAGTEATLVGVQALNHALTDGENGSLNPLGVNCLRTFPVFGAVSWGARTLRGADQMTSEYKYVPIRRLALFLEESLYRGTQWVVFEPNDEPLWAQIRLNLGAFMNGLFRQGAFQGKTPREAYLVKCDRETTTQDDINRGVVNILVAFAPLKPAEFVVLKIQQLAGQIQV; this is encoded by the coding sequence ATGCCTGCTCAACTCAGCTATCCCGGCGTCTACATCGAAGAGCTGCCCAGCGGCGTTCGCACCCTGACCGGGGTGGCCACCTCGATTGCCGCGTTCGTCGGCTCGGCGCCACGCGGGCCGATCAACCGCGCCGTGCGTCTGTTCAGCTTCGCCGACTACGAGCGGCGCTTTGGCGGCCTGGCGGTGGATTCGGAGATGGGCTACGCCGTGCGCCAGTTCTTCCAGAATGGCGGCACCGATGCCTACGCCGTGCGCGTGGTGAAGGACGCCAGCGTGGCCCAGGTCACCCTGCTCAACGGTGCAGGCAGCAACGTGCTCAAGGTCGAGGCGCTGGACGCGGGCTCGTCGGGCACCGGCATTGAGGTACGGGTCGATCACCGCACTGCAATCCCTGGCAGCACCTTCAACATCACCTTCATCCGTGCCGCCGATGGTGCGGTGGAGCTGTACGAAAACCTCTCGCTGAACGCGGCGGACAGCCGCTATGCGCTGGACCTGATCAATGGTGTGTCGCAGCTGGTGCGCCTCACCCGGCTGCCTGACCAGGCGGCGCTGGATGCATTGCCCAAGGCCACGTCGGTCAGCGCCACGCTGACCGAACTCGGCCTGGACGCCAACCACAATGAGCTGCGGATCGCGGTCAACGGTCTGCCCCCCGTGACGGTCGTGATCGCGCTCCCCGCTGACACAGGCAACGGCACGCTGATCCAGAAGCTCGACAACCTGTGCACCGCTATTCAGCTCAAGGTGCGCGCCAAGGCCAACAATCAGCAGGCCTATGAGGGCTTCGTCTGCGAGCGGCCCAACAATACCCAGACCATCCACATGCGCTCGGGTGTCGGCGGCGAGTTTTCCAGCGTGCGCGTGCTACCGGGGCAGAAGAACAACGCCAGCGCTGTGCTCAAGCTGGGCAGCGATGCCGGCGGAATCGAGAGCGACGCAGCGGCGACGATCCGGCCGAAGCCGGTGCCCGAGCCGGCGACCCTGACCAGTGCGGCCTTTGCCGCAGCTGACCTGGATACGCTGCCCAATGCCACCCATTCCAGCCTGCGCATCAGCCTCGATGGCTACGGCCCGGATGTGATCAGCCTCGGCGATACCCTGGCGTCCGGCGCCAATCTGCAGGCCAAGCTGAGCAATATCGCAGCCCGCCTGCAGACGGCGGTGCGCGAGCTGAAACCGGCCAACCCCGCCTACAAATATTTTCGTGCCACCAGCACCGCCGACACGCTGCAGCTCTCCACGGGTACCCAGGGGGCGGCGGCAAGCATCGCGGTCAGCGCCGCACCGCTCAACAGCGTGGCCGCCGAGCTGCGCCTGCTGACGGGCTCGCTCAGCACCCAGCCGGTCAACCTGACCCTGCAGGGCGGTAGCGAAACCGCCTACGGCCCTGCCGACCTGTACAGCGCCTTCATTGCCGACCGCGCCACACGCAAGGGGCTGTATGCCCTGGAGAGCGTCGACCTGTTCAACATCCTCTGCCTGCCCGGCGTCACCGACACCGGCGTGCTGATGGACGCTGCCGCCTATTGCGAGGAGCGACGCGCGTTCTTCGTGATCGATGCGCCGCCCGCAGCGGTGAGCCCGGAGCAGATGGTCGCTGTCGTCTCCGGTACCGAACTGCCGAAATCCGATCACGCGGCGGTGTACTACCCCTGGGTGTACATCGCCGACCCGCTGAAGAACGGCAAGCTGCGCCTGAGCGCGCCCAGCGGCACCATCGCCGGGCTCTATGCGCGCACCGATGGCGACCGCGGCGTGTGGAAGGCACCGGCTGGCACCGAGGCCACCCTGGTCGGCGTGCAGGCGCTGAACCATGCGCTGACCGACGGCGAGAACGGCAGCCTCAATCCGCTCGGGGTCAACTGCCTGCGTACCTTTCCGGTGTTCGGTGCGGTGTCCTGGGGCGCGCGAACCCTGCGCGGCGCGGACCAGATGACCTCCGAGTACAAGTACGTGCCGATCCGCCGCCTCGCCCTGTTCCTCGAAGAGAGCCTGTACCGCGGCACGCAGTGGGTGGTCTTCGAGCCCAACGACGAACCGCTGTGGGCGCAGATCCGCCTCAATCTCGGTGCCTTCATGAACGGCCTGTTCCGTCAGGGCGCGTTCCAGGGCAAGACGCCGCGCGAGGCCTACCTGGTCAAGTGCGATCGCGAGACCACCACCCAGGATGACATCAACCGTGGCGTGGTGAATATCCTCGTGGCCTTCGCGCCGCTGAAGCCGGCGGAGTTCGTGGTGCTGAAGATCCAGCAGCTGGCCGGCCAGATCCAGGTCTGA
- the leuD gene encoding 3-isopropylmalate dehydratase small subunit: protein MQPLIEHEGIVIPLNRANIDTDMLLPKQYLKSLESSGFGGFLMDDERYLDPGEVDTPLASRRPDPRCILNQPPYDKGSIVLAQANFGCGSSREHAVWALRDFGVKVVIAPSFGDIFRNNCFNNGLLPLLLPQAAIDALFAIATRQPGFTARVDVAQRLLATEQQDWHFDLEEGRRQSLLNGLDEIGETLRYADRISAYEQRRKSNEPWVFRH from the coding sequence ATGCAACCCTTGATCGAGCACGAGGGCATCGTCATCCCTCTCAACCGTGCCAATATCGACACCGACATGCTGCTGCCCAAGCAGTACCTGAAGAGCCTGGAGTCGAGCGGCTTCGGTGGCTTCCTGATGGACGACGAGCGTTATCTCGACCCTGGCGAGGTCGACACGCCGCTCGCCAGCCGCCGCCCCGACCCGCGCTGCATCCTCAACCAGCCGCCCTACGACAAGGGTTCCATCGTGCTGGCCCAGGCCAACTTCGGCTGCGGCTCCAGCCGTGAGCACGCGGTGTGGGCGCTGCGCGATTTTGGGGTGAAGGTGGTCATCGCGCCGAGCTTCGGCGACATCTTCCGCAACAACTGCTTCAACAACGGCCTGCTGCCGCTTTTGCTGCCGCAGGCGGCCATCGACGCGCTGTTCGCCATCGCCACCCGGCAACCGGGTTTCACCGCGCGGGTGGATGTGGCGCAGCGCTTGCTTGCAACAGAGCAGCAGGACTGGCATTTCGACCTGGAGGAGGGCCGACGCCAGAGCTTGCTCAATGGATTGGATGAAATCGGCGAAACCCTGCGTTACGCCGACCGTATCAGCGCCTATGAACAGCGCCGGAAAAGCAACGAGCCCTGGGTGTTTCGTCACTGA